AAGTCGGGGATGACGTAGATGATCCTGGCCCGAGGTTCCGACCGAAGGACCCGCTCCAGGTCCCGGGGATCCATGCCGTCGTCGTCGGTGGCCACCTCGACGAAGCGGGGCGAATAGCCCAGGAAGGCCGAGATGGCCCCCAGGTAGGTGGGGCTCTCGCAGATGACGGCGTCGCCGTCGTCGAGGAAGACCTTGCCGGCATAGTCCAAGGCCTGCTGGGAACCGGACATGACGAGGATGTCCCCGCCTTCGAGAGCCGTCCCGAACTTGGCGTTCGTCCTGGCGGCGATCTTCTCCCTCAGGGGGAGATAGCCCTCGGTGGTGGAGTACTGGAGCGCCTCCCGACCGCACCGTTCGAGCACCTCCGCCGTCACCGTCTTGAGCTCCTCGATGGGGAAGAGCTCCGGCGCCGGCAGCCCTCCGGCGAAGGAGATGATCTCGGGATCGGCCGTCACCTTGAGGATCTCCCGGATGTCCGATGCCCTGAAATGGCCCATCCTGTCGGCGAACTTGATTTTCACTCTATCCAGCCTCCCTCGGAACGTTTGGCGGCCATTATACCCCCTTTGCATACGGACCAGGTAGGACCTTTCTCCCCCTCCTTCCAGCGCCTCAGATAAGCGGCTAAGATAAAAACAAAGGATTGTTCCCGCCAGGCCGTCGCGGCCCGCCCTTCGGGGGGATCTCGCGGCCGCCGGGAGACCGAAGCTCGACACTCGAAAGGGAGGCGGTACTGTGAAGCGCGTCAGCATCCTGAACCACGTCATCGGCCCCATCATGCGGGGCCCCTCCAGCTCCCACACGGCCGGCCCCCACCGCATCGGCCGCATCGCCCGCGATCTTCTGGGCGAAAAACCCCTTCGGGCCGATTTCTTCTTCCACCCCTCGAGCTCCCTGGCCGTCTGCTACCACGATCAGGGAAGCGACCTGGCCTTCGTCACGGGGCTGCTGGAGCGGGAACTGACCGACGGGGCCTTTCACGTCATGTTCGACGAGGCCCGGGCCGAAGGTCTGGAACTCTCCTTTTCGCTGGAGCCCTTCGACGAGGCCGACCACCCCAACAGCGCCCTCATCCGCCTCGGCGGAACGGGAGGGGCCTCGGTGACGCTCCACGCGCGCTCCGTCGGCGGCGGCTCCATCGAGATCGCCTCCGTCGACGGCTTCCCCCTATGCCTCGTCGGAGACAGCCACGAGCTCCTCGTCGAGGTCGAGAAGGGCTTCGAGGCCGCCGCTCTGGAGAGACTCACCGCCTGGGACGCCAAGGCCGAGAGGATCGAGGGGGCGACGTCGACGCTCCTTCACGGCTCCTCCTGTCGCGAACCGGGGGAATCCCTGCTGGAGAGCCTCCGAAAAGACCCGGGGCTGCGCAACCTCCGCCGCGCCCGTCCCGTCATGCATCCCCTCTGCGGAGACCCTCTCTTCGCCGACACGGCCGAACTTCTCGCCCTGGCCGACGGAGAGGGATGGAGCCTGGCCGAGGCGGCCCTGGCCTACGAGGGACGCCTTCTTGGCCTCTCGCGTGAGGAGCTCATGCAGGCGATGGACCGACGCCTTGCGGTCATGATCGAATCGGTCCGCCAGGGGCTGGAGGAGAGGCCCGCCATGAGGCTTCTCGAGCCCACGGCCGCCAAGCTCTTCGCCGCCGAAAGGGGGGGAAAGACCTTCCTGGGAGGCCCCCATGTCCGGGCCGCCGCACGGGCCCTGGCGGCCATGCACGCCAACGGCGGCAGCGCCGTCGTCTGCGCCGCCCCGACGGGAGGCTCGGCAGGCGTCATCCCCGCCGTGGCGACGACCCTCATGGAGGATCTCGGCCTATCGCGGGAGGCGACGGTGAAGGCCCTCTGGGCTGCGGGAGCCGTCGGCCTGGCCCTCGACCGGAGGAGCACCTTCGCCGCCGAAGTCTGCGGCTGCCAGGTCGAAATCGGCGCGGCCGGCGCCATGGGCGCCGCCGCCGTCGTCGAAGCCGCCGGCGGAAGCGCCTCTCAGGCCTGCGACGCCGCCGCCACCGTCTTCCAGAACGTCATGGGCTCCGTCTGCGATCTCGTCCAGGGCATCGTCGAGATTCCCTGCCACAGCCGCAACGCCGCCCTGGCCTCACAGGCCTTCCTCTGCGCCGACATGATTCTCGGCGGCTACGAGAATCCCGTCCCCCTCGACGAGACGATCGACGCCGTCGATTCGACGGGACGGATGCTCCCCGAGGAACTGCGCTGCACCGCCCGCGGGGGGCTGGCCCTCTGCCCCTCTGCCAGAGCCATGAGACGCCGCCCTTAAGAGCCGAGAGAATCCGCTTCGCGAATGAGTCCCGAAGAGCCGCGTCAAGCGGGCAAGGTCGAGGAAAGAGAGGCTGAAAAGAGATGAACGTGACGAAGAGACAGATGATCGCCGCGGCGGTCCTCGCCGCCGCCCTGGGGTTTTTCCTCACCCTCGGGGGGCGCGAGACGCCTCAGGAGACGACGAAGGCCGCCCGCCCCGTCAAGACCGTCGTCGTCGGCGTCGGCGAAGGAGGTACCCTGAGGACCTTCCCGGCCCGGGTCCAGGCCAACCAGCGCGTCGATCTGGCCTTCCGCGTCTCCGGTCCTCTCGTCGAACTGCCCGCCTCGAAGGGCAAGCCCGTCGCGGAAGGCGAGCTGCTGGCCCGCATCGATCCCCGCGACTTCGACATACGCCTGGCCAACACCCGAAGCGCCCTCGACAACGCCAAGGCTCAGCTTTCGGCCATGAGGGCCGGCGCCCGCAAGGAGGACATCGCCGTCCTCCAGGCCCAGCTCTCGTCGGCCAAGGCCCGGCTTGCCGAGGCCCAGTCCCAGTTCAGCCGCTACGAGGCCCTCTACCGCGACGGAGCCGTATCGGCCGCCGAGTACGACCGGGTCAAGTCGAACTACGAGGTCGCCAAGGCCCAGGTGGACCAGGCCGCCCAGGATCTGCGCAAGGGGCAGTCCGGCTCCCGCCCCGAGGACATCCAGGCCATGGAATCGACGATCCGAGGCCTCCAGTCCCAGGTCGACGCCTCCCAGGCGGCCCTGAAGGACACCGAGCTTCGGGCTCCCTTCTCGGGCGTCGTGGCCGATCGCTACGTCGACAACTTCCAGATGGTCCGGGCCGACTCGCCCGTCGTGACCCTCCAGGATCTGGACGCCATCGAGCTCGTCATCGCCCTTCCCGAGAGGGACCTGGCCCGGGCACGGGCCATCGGCAAGCCCCGCATCCGGGCCCGCTTCGACGCCCTCGAGGGACGGACCTACGCCGTGGCCCTCAAGGAAGTCTCCACTCAGACCGACCCCCAGACCCAGGCCTACAGCGTCTCCTTCGTCATGGCCAAGCCGAAGGAGCTCCTCCTCCTGCCGGGGATGACGGCCGAGATCCTCATCGATCTCGAAGGCGGAGGCAGCGACGCCACGCTCTTCGCCATCCCCCCTTCGGCTCTGATGGCCGACGGCGGCGAGAGCCAGTCGGTCTGGAAAGTCGACGAGGCGGCTCTCACCGTCCATCGCACCGCCGTCACGGCCGAGGGCTACAAGGGCGAGAGCGTCCTCGTCCGGGGGCTCTCGGCGGGCGACCGCATCGTCACGGCCGGAGTGAACCTCCTCTCCGAGGGCGACGTCATCACCCTCTTCGACGAATCGAACTGAGGCGGCGGACATGAACATCGCCTCCTTCGCCATCAGAAAAAAGACGGTCACCCTCTTCCTGACGGTCCTCATGGTCGTCGGCGGCATTCTGGCCTACGGCCGCCTGGGCAAGCTCGAGGACCCCGAATTCACCATCAAGACGGCCGTCGTCGTCACCACCTATCCCGGCGCCACCCCTCGCGAGGTGGAGGAAGAGGTCACCGACGCCGTCGAGACGGCCGTCCAGCAGCTGGGCCAGGTCAAGCGGGTCCGCTCCATCTCTCAGGAGGGCATGTCGACGGTCTACGTCGACATCAAGGACACCTACACGGCCCAGGACCTCCCCCAGATCTGGGACGAGCTGCGTCGCAAAGTCAACGACGGGCAGAGGAACCTCCCGCCCGGAGCGGGCCCCTCTCTGGTCAACGACGACTACGGAGCCGTCTACGGCGTCTACTTCGCCCTCACCGGCGAGGGGTACTCCCTGGAGGAGCTCCGCCGGACGGCCGACTTCCTGCGCAAGGAGCTCCTCCTCGTCGACGGCGTCGCCCGCGTCGAGATCGGAGGCATCCAGAAAGAGGGCGTCTTCGTCGAGATCGCACGGGCCACCCTGGCCCAGCTCGGCATCCCCCTGAACCAGATCGTCCAGAGCCTTCAGGCCCAGAACCTCGTCGTCTCGACGGGCAAAGTCGACGTCGGGGCCGAGCGCCTCCGCATCGATCCCACGGGGGCCTTCACCTCCGTCGAGCAGATCGGCGGCCTCCTCCTCCGGGGCTCCACGGGAAACCTCATCCGCCTCGACGACATCGCCGTCATCAGCCGCGAACCCGTCACGCCCTCCCAGTCCCTCATGCGCTTCGACGGCAGACCCGCCATCGGCCTGGGCGTGGCCAACGTGGCCGGAGGCAACGTCATCACCATGGGAGAGGCCGTCAAGAAACGCCTGGCCGAACTGGAGGGGCAGATCCCCCTGGGCATGGACCTGGGCCTCATCTACTACCAGTCCGACACGGTCCAGGCGTCGATCGACAACTTCGTCGTCAACCTCATCGAGGCCGTCGTCATCGTCATCGCCCTCCTCCTCGTCTTCATGGGCCTCCGGACGGGCCTCCTCATCGGCGTCATCCTCCTGCTGACGATCCTGGCCACCTTCGTCGCCATGAAGACCATGGCCATCGACCTCCAGAGCATCTCTCTGGGAGCCCTCATCATCGCCCTGGGCATGCTCGTCGACAACGCCATCGTCGTCGCCGACGGCATGCTCGTCCGCATCGAGACGGGTCAGGACGGGGAACAGGCCGCGGCGGCCGTCGTGAGCCAGACCCAGCTGCCCCTCCTGGGCGCCACCTTCATCGCCATCCTGGCCTTCGCTCCCATCGGACTCTCGCCGGATTCGACGGGCGAGTTCTGCCGGAGCCTCTTCCTCGTCGTCGCCATCTCTCTCTCTTTGAGCTGGATTCTGGCCGTCACCGTCACCCCCCTTCTGGGCGTCATGACCCTCCGGTCCTCGCCGGCCATGGAGGGCAAGGATCCCTACGGCGGCAGGCTCTACGACCTCTACCGCTCCGTCCTCCTTTTCTGCCTGAGGAGACGGGCCGCCACCGTCGCCGTGACCATGGGACTTCTGGCGCTGGCCTTTTTCGGCTTCGGCCGCGTCCCTCAGACCTTCTTCCCCGACTCGTCCAGCCCCCAGTTCTCCATGGACTTCTGGTGGCCCCAGGGGACGCGCATCGAGGAGACGTCCGATCAGATCCGGCGCGTCGAGACCTTTCTCCTCGAACAGCCCGAGACGGAGTCGGTGACGACCTTCGTCGGCCAGGGAGCGCTCCGCTTCATCCTCAACTACACGCCGGGCGACCCGGGCAGCAACTACGCCCAGATCATCGTCAAGACCCGCGACGCCGCCTTCACCCGTCCCCTCATGGAGAAGGTCCGCACGGCCGCCCAAAGGGACCTGCCCGACGTGGAGCCGCGCATCAAGGCCTTCGCCAAGGGAACGTCGAGCGGAGCCAAGGTCCAGGTCCGCCTCGTCGGATCCGACAACGACGTCCTCCGCCGACTGGGCGAGGAGGCCCGGGGCCTCATGATCGCCGACGGCAGGACCGTCAACATCCGCAACGACTGGGAAAACCGCGTCAAGGTCATCCGCCCCGTCATCGACGAGGCCCGGGCCCGCCAGGCGGGCCTGAGCCGGCCCGACATCGCCGGAGCCCTCGAACTGGCCTTCGGCGGCACCCGGTCGGGACTCTACCGCGAGGGCGACCGCCTGATCCCCATCATCGCCCGCTTTCCCGCCGCCGAGCGGGACAACGTCGAGACCCTGCCCGACACGCCCGTCTGGAGCCCCCTCGTGGGACGCTACATCGCCCTCAGCCAGGTCACGGAGCGACTGGCCACCGTCGCCGAAGATCCCGTCATCCGCCGCAGGGACCGGATGAAGACCCTCACCGTCGAGTGCGACGCCGGGGACGGCGACGCCAACGCCCTCCTCGAGCGCCTCCGCCCCCGCGTCGAGGGGCTCTCCCTTCCCCAGGGCTACCGCATGGAGTGGGGCGGCGAATACGAGAGCTCCCGAGACGCCCAGAAGGGGCTCATGGGGATGATCCCCCTGGGCTTTCTGGCCATCGTCGTCATCCTCGTCGTCCTCTTCAACGGCCTCAGGGAGACGGGGCTCATCCTCCTCTGCCTTCCCCTCTCCCTCATCGGCATGACGGCGGGACTCCTCCTCATGGGCCAGCCCTTCAGCTTCATGGCCCTCCTGGGCTTCCTCAGTCTGGCCGGCATGCTCATCAAGAACGCCATCGTCCTCCTGGACCAGTTCAATCTCGAGATCGGCCAGGGCAAGCCGCCCTTCCAGGCCATCGTCGACTCCTCCGTGAGCCGGACCCGGCCCGTCCTCATGGCGGCCCTGACGACGGTCCTGGGCATGATTCCTCTCTACTTCGACGCCCTCTTCGCCTCCATGGCCGTGACGATCATGTTCGGCCTCTCCTTCGCCACGGTCCTGACGCTCCTCGTCGTCCCCGTCCTCTACGTCCTCTTCTTCCGCATCAAGGAGGAGAATGCCTGAACGAAAGACCTCTTTCCCTGTGCCCGGTCGGCCCCGTCTCGTCCGCAAGTGATATATTAGATCGCCTCGGAGCGGATCGAAAAGAAGAGATTCTTCTCGAAAAACCTTCGGCCAGAGGAAGGCGAAAGAGCCACAACCCCCTCGACGAGGCCGAAAAGGAGCCGGTCGGGCGGGCGGGACGCCTCGGTCCGACGGAGAAAGGGCGATTGTGAGAGCTCCCGACGGGACCGGGATCGGCCGGAGGCGTCTTTTTGTCCGATAGGACGATAACCCCTTGACCTTTTTCCCCCCTTGCCCTATATTGTAGATACATCACATACTAAACAGAACTTGGAGAGCTTTCTTTCTCTTCTTCTCGGTCCTGCGGCGCTCCAGGCGGGACCGGCTCTCCGAAGCCCCGCGGCAACGGTCTTTTTTTATCGCCAAGATTGGGGGATGACGGACATGAACGAACGCGTCAGAAGGTTGAGAAGAAAGAGTTTCGAGGCCCAGCCCCGCATCTCCGTCGAGAGGGCTCTTATCGAGACGGAGTTCTACCGCGAGAATTACGGCAAATACCCTCTCCCCGTGCTGAGAGGCCTCAATTTCAAGAACCTCTGCGAGAAGCAGACCCTCTACATCGGAGAGGACGAGCTCATCGTCGCCGAGCGGGGACCGGCTCCCAAGACGGTCTCGACCTTTCCCGAGCTGACCTGTCATTCCGCCGAAGACCTTCAGATCCTCAACTCGCGCGAGATGGCCCGCTACCTCGTCGACGAAGCCGACATCAAAGCCTACGAGGAGAAGGTCATCCCCTACTGGCGGGGCCGGAGCATGCGGGACCGGGCCTTCGCCCACATCCCCCAGGAGTGGAAGGACCTCTACGAGGCCGGCGTCTTCACCGAGTTCATGGAGCAGCGCGCTCCGGGCCACACCACCCTGGACGGCAAGATCTACCAGAAGGGCATGCTCGACTTCAAGGCCGACATCGAGAAGTCCCGAGCCGCCCTGGACTGGCACAACGACCCCGAGGCCACGGCCAAGGACGAGGAGCTTCAGGGCATGGCCCACTCCTGCGACGCCATCATGATCTTCGCCCGCCGCCATGCCGAGCTGGCCGAGAAGATGGCCGCCGAGGAGAGCGACCCCGTCCGCAGGGCCGAGCTGGAGCGGATCGCCGCCAACTGCCGCTGGGTTCCCGCCCATGCCCCCCGCGACTTCTGGGAGGCCATCCAGATGTACTGGTTCGTCCACCTCGGAACGATCATGGAGCTCAACGGCTGGGACGCCATGAACCCGGGCCATTTCGACCAGCACCTGACCCCCTTCTACGAGAGGGGCATCGCCGACGGCACTCTGGACCGGGAGAAGGCCAAGGAGCTCCTCTCCTGCTTCTGGATCAAGGTCAACAACCAGACGGCCCCTCCCAAGGTGGGCGTCACGGCCAAGGAGAGCGGGACCTACAACGACTTCACCAACATCAACCTGGCCGGGCTGAAGCGAGACGGCTCCGACGGCAGCAGCGAGGTGACCTACCTCATCCTCGAGGTGGGCGACGAGCTTCATCTCCTTCAGCCCCAGTTCAACGTCCAGGTGAGCCGCAAGACGCCCGACCGGGTCCTCAAGGCCGCGGCCAAGGTGATCCGCAAGGGTTACGGCTACCCCTCGATCTTCAACGCCGACGAGGTCGTCATGGAGCAGGTCCTCAAGGGCAAGACCGTCGAGGACGCCCGCGAGGGCGGCACAAGCGGCTGCATCGAGACGGGCTGCTTCGGCAAGGAGGCCTACATCCTCACGGGCTACCTCAACGTTCCCAAGATCTTCGAGCTGACCCTCAACGACGGCGTCGATCCTCTGACGGGCAAGCGGATCGCCCCCGCCACGGGCGACGCGACGGCCTTCAAGAGCTTCGAGGAGCTCTACGAGGCCTTCGAAAAACAGCTCAAGTACGCCGTCGACTGGAAACTGCGCGTCAACAACTTCCTCGAGCAGATGTACGCCACCTATGCCCCGGCCACCTTCCTCTCCGTCGTCATGAGCGACTGCATCGAGAAGGGTCGGGACTACTACAACGGCGGCCCCCGGTACAACACCAACTACATCCAGTGCTGCGGCATCGGCACCGTCACCGACAGTCTCTCCGTCATCAAGAAACACATCTTCGAGGAGCAGAGCCTCACCATGGAGAAGCTCCTCGAGGTCCTGGCCAAGGACTTCGAGGGCGAAGAGGCCCTTCGCCAGAAGTTCATGAACAAGACGCCCTTCTTCGGCAATGACGACGACTACGCCGACTCCCTGGCCAAGCGGGTCTGGAACAGCCTGACGGGCGAGATCAACGGCAGGCCCAACACGAAGGGCTCCCGCTACTACATGGACGGCCTCTCGACGACGTGCCACGTCTACTTCGGCAAGATGCTGGGGGCCACGCCCAACGGCCGCCTCGCCCATCTGCCCGAATCGGACGGGACGTCGCCCTCGCACGGCGCCGACCGCAAGGGCCCCACGGCCGTCGTCAAGTCCCTGGGCAAGCTGGACCAGGTCAACTCGGGCGGAACCCTTCTCAATCAGCGCTTCCTGCCCCAGGTCCTGGCCGACGACACGGGCCTCGACAACCTCGTCCACCTCGTCCGGACCTACTTCAGCCTCGACGGCCATCACATCCAGTTCAACATCGTCGACACGGCCACCCTCGAGAGGGCCCAGGCCGATCCCGACAGCTACAGGGATCTGCTGGTCCGCGTCGCCGGCTACAGCGACTACTTCGTCGACCTCGACATCTTCCACCAGAACGAGATCATCAGCCGCACCGCCCAGGAGAGCTTCTAGCTCCCGCGGTCGCGACGAAGACAAGGGGGGGGGAGGGCCCGCACTCCGGGCCCTCCCCCCCTTGTCGCGGCTGTGACCTTACTTGCCGGGAGCCATGTTGACGCGGAACTCGTCCATGAGCTCCTTGGTCATGTTCTTCTCGAGGGCCTGCCAGGTGGTGGCGCAGGCCTCGGCGAGAGGCGTCAGCTCCTCCTGGGTGTAGGTGTGGACCTCGATGCCGTAGTCGCGCATCATCTGCATGTACTTGGCGTCGACCTCTTCGGCCATCTCGATGCTCTTGGCGGCGCCGCGGCTGACGGCGTCCTGGAGGATCTTCTGGTCCTCGGGCTTCATGGAGGCCCAGGTCTTGCCGCTGATCATGATGTTGAGGCACTCCAGGGAGTAGTTGGTCATGTACCAGTGCTTGAGCACGTCGCGGAGGGCCGTATAGGCGGCGGCGACGGGGTAGCCGTTGACGCCCTCGCAGACGCCGGTCTGCATGGCCTGGTAGACGTCGGCGTAGGGGATCGTCACGGTCCGGTAGCCCATGGCCTCGGCGGCCAGCTTGTAGACATCCATGTTGGGGACGCGGACGAGGACCTCCTTGGCGACGGCGGGATTGAGGGGATCGACGGCGGGCTTCGTCGTTCCCGTGCCGATCATCCCCTCGATGAAGAAGCCGAGGAGGTTGACGCCGAGACGGCTGATCAGCTCGTCCATCTTGCCGAAGAGCCAGCCGTCGGGGGCGAAGACGCGCTTGGCGTCATCGTAGCCGCGGACGAAGCCGTTGACGTAGACCAGCTCGAGACGGGGGTCGAACTGGCTGGGAACGGAGATGCACCCCATCTCGATCGTTCCCCTGATGAGCTCCTCGAAGACCAGCGTGTAGTCGCCGAGCTGGTTGGCCGGATAGACCTTGAGTTCGATGCGGCCGTTCGACTTCTCGGCCACCTCGGCGGCGATCTGGTTCATGACGGCCGTGGCGGGATGGTCGGCCGGATTCTGACCGGCGAACTTGAAGCTGTATTCGGGAGCGGCGAAAGCGGAACTGACCATGAAGACGACGAGAGCGAGAAGAAGCGGCACCACCTGAAAGGCTTTCCTCAACACCATTCCCCTCCTTGTCAAAACCCCAAGAACCCCCTGGGCCTCCCTGACGGAACGCCCCACCCCATACTCCTTTTTCTTCATTGTGTCCATGACAGGCCTGTCTATTGTATGGTACCACAACAAGTATATTCTGGACAGAGTCTTTTTTGGATTAAAAATTAAGGAACATGACGTTCCCGATGGGGTGGAGAATTATGAAAGGCTTCTCTTTCGTCGAGAGGGGACAACCGCTTGGGGCCTCCGACGGGAGGCCCCAAGGAGGGGACTGGCAGGGAACTGCGAAGGCGAGTCCACAGGCAAAAGGGATGCCCCGACCCGACAGGGAAACGGCAGAAGGGCCGGGACGTCGCCTTGGACCGGCACCGACGGGACGATTGAGGCGGACCTCAAAGCGGGGTGCGACGGAACGTGCCCTGACCCGTCCGCGGGGCCGGGCCGCAAGCGGCGGGAGGCGTTCAGGTACCGGGAGGCATCGAGCCCGACGGACCGTCGAGGTCCTTCAGGAGCCTTCCACGGAGGGAGCCTCTCCTCGGATGAAGCGGATATCGCCGTAGAGGGTGTAGCGGCTCTTGCCCGTCTCCTTGACGAGACGGGGAATGGCCTCCTTGAGGCGGAAGAATCCCTTTCCGTCGAGCCAGCGGACCAGATCGATCCGCTCCTCGCGGGAGAGGAAGCGCAGCGGCTTCCCGCGAAGGCGACGGGCCTCGGCCAGCAGATCGCCGAGCCGGTCGCCGCGAAGACCGACGAAACGCTCGATCTCGCCTCCCGCGGAGACAGGGGGCGTCAGCGTCGTGAGGAACTCGGCCATATCGCGGATGACGACGGCCCGCGTCGTATCGTAGTTGAGACAGAGGAGGCCGACGAGACAGCCCCTCTCGTCGCGGACGAGAGCCACCGAGGAGCGCAGGGTCCGGCCGTCGTCGGCCTCGGAGGCGTAGTTGGCCAGATAGTCCAGCTCGCCGCGTCGTTCCCGTTCCATGAGCTTAAGACCGAAATCGGTGATGGGCGTCTCCATGTCGCGGCCCGTCACGTCGCCGTGCTCCATGGCCACGGTGACGGGTTCTTCCCCCGAGACGTCGTGGAGGACGATCTCATAATCCCTCCCCAGAGTGGCCCCCAACATCTTGACGACGGGCAGGAGGGGGAGGAGAAGGGGGTGGCAGGGCCGGCCCGACAGCTCGGTCATCCCCTCAGAGGGAGATCCGGCTGCCGACGCCTGCGGCCTCGGCCTTGGCGACGATCTCGTAGGCCGTGACGACGTCGAGCGTCGCGAAGCCCACCGTCTTCATGACGGTGATCTCCTCGTCGTTCCGGCGCCCGTCGATCTCGCCGAGAAGGAGCTGGCCCAGTTCGCCGGCGATGATCTCCTCGCCGAAGCGCCCCTCCCTGATGGGCGTCATGAGATCGCCCGCCTCGGCCAGGACGGCCTCGCGGTTGTCGACGTAGACCCGGCCGGCCCGCTCCAGAACTTCGGGAGGAAGCTCCTCCATGGCCGGGGTGTAGGCGCCGATGCCGTTGATGTGAGCGCCGGGTTTCACCCGCCCGCCGTCGAAGACGGGCCTGGCCGACGTCGTCACGGCCGTGATGACGTCGGCTCCGTCGACGGCCTCGTCGGAGGACCGGGCGGCGACGAGGCGGGTTCCGAAACGCCCGGCCAGAGAGGCATTGGCCTCGACGAAGGCCCGCACCCGCTCCGAAGCGACGTCGAAGACCCGGACCTCCTTCAGATTCCGGACCGTCAGAATCGCCTCGAGCTGCGCCGGAGCCTGACCGCCGGTGCCGAAAAGGGCCCCGACGGAGCTCTCGGGACGGGAGAGAAGCTCCGTCGCCGCCCCCGCGATGGCCGCCGTCCGCATCTGCGTCAGCGTCGTCCCCTCGATGAGGGCGGCGACCTCCCCCGTCTCGCCGTCGAGGAGGATCACCGTGGCGGGAACGACGGGAATCCCCCTGGCCCCGTTGCCGGGGAAGACGGAGACGATCTTGATCCCCGCCCTCTCGATCCCTCCGGCGTAGGCGGGCATGAAAAGGTACTGCCCCCTCCCCTCGGCGGCGTCGAAGTTGATTCTCAGAGGAACGCGGCACTTCCCCTGAGAATGGAGAATGAAGGCTCTCTTGTCGGCCTCGATGGCGTCCCTCATGGAAAAGACGGACAGGATCTCGCTGCGGGACAGAATCAGCATGGATCTTCCTCCTTTCGTGACTCCACGGCGGCCCGAAGAACCGCCACAGCCATTTTCGGGTAAATACACACTTTTGTCAATAATCAACAATAGGTGATTTTCCCCGAAAAAGAGAGGGCCGCCGAAGAAGAAGCGACCCTCGAAGAACCCCGGCATCTCCCGTCCGAGGACGAAGTCAGTCCGCGCCGCGGCGGAAGAGGAACGAAAGGAGAGGACGGAGGCGCCGCCGCAGCGTCTCGGCGTAGAGCGGATCGGGCCACTGCTTCTTCATGGCCGTCCGGGAAAAGGCGCCGCAGACCATGCAGCCCCAGAAGGCCCTGGCGGAACCGAAGCGGAGGCCGGCCAGCAGGAAGATAAAGCAGAGGCCGGCGAAGAGGTTCCGGTAGAAGGTGGGGCGGCGCCGCTCCTCGCTCACGCCGCTACCAGGGCGTCCCCAGGATGACGTGGG
The DNA window shown above is from Aminithiophilus ramosus and carries:
- the hypD gene encoding trans-4-hydroxy-L-proline dehydratase; its protein translation is MTDMNERVRRLRRKSFEAQPRISVERALIETEFYRENYGKYPLPVLRGLNFKNLCEKQTLYIGEDELIVAERGPAPKTVSTFPELTCHSAEDLQILNSREMARYLVDEADIKAYEEKVIPYWRGRSMRDRAFAHIPQEWKDLYEAGVFTEFMEQRAPGHTTLDGKIYQKGMLDFKADIEKSRAALDWHNDPEATAKDEELQGMAHSCDAIMIFARRHAELAEKMAAEESDPVRRAELERIAANCRWVPAHAPRDFWEAIQMYWFVHLGTIMELNGWDAMNPGHFDQHLTPFYERGIADGTLDREKAKELLSCFWIKVNNQTAPPKVGVTAKESGTYNDFTNINLAGLKRDGSDGSSEVTYLILEVGDELHLLQPQFNVQVSRKTPDRVLKAAAKVIRKGYGYPSIFNADEVVMEQVLKGKTVEDAREGGTSGCIETGCFGKEAYILTGYLNVPKIFELTLNDGVDPLTGKRIAPATGDATAFKSFEELYEAFEKQLKYAVDWKLRVNNFLEQMYATYAPATFLSVVMSDCIEKGRDYYNGGPRYNTNYIQCCGIGTVTDSLSVIKKHIFEEQSLTMEKLLEVLAKDFEGEEALRQKFMNKTPFFGNDDDYADSLAKRVWNSLTGEINGRPNTKGSRYYMDGLSTTCHVYFGKMLGATPNGRLAHLPESDGTSPSHGADRKGPTAVVKSLGKLDQVNSGGTLLNQRFLPQVLADDTGLDNLVHLVRTYFSLDGHHIQFNIVDTATLERAQADPDSYRDLLVRVAGYSDYFVDLDIFHQNEIISRTAQESF
- the dctP gene encoding TRAP transporter substrate-binding protein DctP, which gives rise to MVLRKAFQVVPLLLALVVFMVSSAFAAPEYSFKFAGQNPADHPATAVMNQIAAEVAEKSNGRIELKVYPANQLGDYTLVFEELIRGTIEMGCISVPSQFDPRLELVYVNGFVRGYDDAKRVFAPDGWLFGKMDELISRLGVNLLGFFIEGMIGTGTTKPAVDPLNPAVAKEVLVRVPNMDVYKLAAEAMGYRTVTIPYADVYQAMQTGVCEGVNGYPVAAAYTALRDVLKHWYMTNYSLECLNIMISGKTWASMKPEDQKILQDAVSRGAAKSIEMAEEVDAKYMQMMRDYGIEVHTYTQEELTPLAEACATTWQALEKNMTKELMDEFRVNMAPGK
- a CDS encoding helix-turn-helix transcriptional regulator, with translation MTELSGRPCHPLLLPLLPVVKMLGATLGRDYEIVLHDVSGEEPVTVAMEHGDVTGRDMETPITDFGLKLMERERRGELDYLANYASEADDGRTLRSSVALVRDERGCLVGLLCLNYDTTRAVVIRDMAEFLTTLTPPVSAGGEIERFVGLRGDRLGDLLAEARRLRGKPLRFLSREERIDLVRWLDGKGFFRLKEAIPRLVKETGKSRYTLYGDIRFIRGEAPSVEGS
- a CDS encoding ornithine cyclodeaminase family protein, whose amino-acid sequence is MLILSRSEILSVFSMRDAIEADKRAFILHSQGKCRVPLRINFDAAEGRGQYLFMPAYAGGIERAGIKIVSVFPGNGARGIPVVPATVILLDGETGEVAALIEGTTLTQMRTAAIAGAATELLSRPESSVGALFGTGGQAPAQLEAILTVRNLKEVRVFDVASERVRAFVEANASLAGRFGTRLVAARSSDEAVDGADVITAVTTSARPVFDGGRVKPGAHINGIGAYTPAMEELPPEVLERAGRVYVDNREAVLAEAGDLMTPIREGRFGEEIIAGELGQLLLGEIDGRRNDEEITVMKTVGFATLDVVTAYEIVAKAEAAGVGSRISL